The proteins below are encoded in one region of Sulfitobacter sp. SK012:
- the carB gene encoding carbamoyl-phosphate synthase large subunit → MPKRTDIQSIMIIGAGPIVIGQACEFDYSGAQACKALKEEGYRVILVNSNPATIMTDPGLADATYIEPITPEIVAKIIEKERPDALLPTMGGQTGLNTSLALEEMGVLDKFNVEMIGAKREAIEMAEDRKLFRDAMDRLGIENPRATICTAPKDANGKKDLAAGVAIALESIEDIGLPAIIRPAFTMGGTGGGVAYNREDYEFFCRSGMDASPMGQILIDESLLGWKEFEMEVVRDTADNAIIVCAIENVDPMGVHTGDSITVAPALTLTDKEYQIMRNHSIAVLREIGVETGGSNVQWAVNPADGRMVVIEMNPRVSRSSALASKATGFPIAKIAAKLAVGFTLDELDNDITGVTPASFEPSIDYVVTKIPKFAFEKFPGAKPYLTTAMKSVGEAMAIGRTIHESLQKALASMESDLTGFDEVNIPGFSDDMPSDAPQNIAAVTKAIAEQTPDRMRTIAQAMRYGMSDDDIHGVTMFDPWFLARIREIIEAEEEVRASGLPGEEHALRHLKMMGFTDARLANLTGLSENDVRRARLAQGVKAVFKRIDTCAAEFEAQTPYMYSTYETPMMGDAECEARPSDRKKVVILGGGPNRIGQGIEFDYCCCHACYALTDAGYETIMVNCNPETVSTDYDTSDRLYFEPLTFEHVMEILRVEQENGTLHGVIVQFGGQTPLKIAQALQDEGIPILGTTPDMIDLAEDRERFQQLVQSLGLKQPHNGIASTDEQAFEIAKDIGFPLVIRPSYVLGGRAMEIVRDQQSLERYIREAVVVSGKSPVLLDSYLSGAVELDVDALCDGKDVHVAGIMQHIEEAGVHSGDSACSLPPYSLPRDIIVEIEKQTHALALALNVVGLMNIQFAIKDGDIYLIEVNPRASRTVPFVAKATDSAIASIAARIMAGEPLSNFPQRAPYAAQTAYEDILPLGDPMTLADPNMPWFSVKEAVLPFARFPGVDTILGPEMRSTGEVMGWDRDFPRAFLKAQIGAGNPLPRSGCAFISIKDADKTGDMLKAAGILLDQGFTLIATRGTAAWFNENGHTCAVVNKVYEGRPDITDMMKDEEIHLVMNTTEGQQAVDDSKSIRSIALYDRIPYFTTAAGSYAAALAIKAQAEDDIGVKSLQG, encoded by the coding sequence ATGCCAAAAAGAACCGACATTCAGTCGATAATGATCATTGGCGCGGGTCCTATTGTTATCGGGCAAGCCTGCGAATTTGACTACTCAGGAGCCCAAGCCTGCAAGGCCCTCAAAGAGGAAGGCTACCGGGTCATTCTGGTCAACTCGAACCCGGCCACGATCATGACGGACCCAGGGTTGGCAGACGCTACCTATATTGAGCCCATCACCCCTGAAATTGTTGCAAAAATCATCGAAAAAGAACGCCCTGACGCGTTATTACCCACCATGGGTGGCCAGACGGGCCTCAACACCTCGCTCGCCCTCGAAGAGATGGGCGTGCTGGATAAATTCAACGTCGAGATGATCGGTGCTAAGCGCGAAGCCATTGAAATGGCTGAGGATCGCAAGCTGTTTCGTGACGCAATGGACCGTTTGGGCATCGAAAACCCCCGCGCGACCATTTGCACGGCTCCCAAGGATGCAAACGGCAAAAAAGACCTCGCTGCTGGTGTGGCGATCGCGCTTGAAAGCATCGAAGATATCGGTCTGCCTGCCATCATCCGCCCCGCCTTTACGATGGGCGGCACCGGTGGCGGCGTTGCGTACAACCGCGAAGATTACGAATTTTTCTGCCGCTCGGGCATGGATGCATCGCCGATGGGCCAGATCCTGATCGACGAATCGCTGTTGGGTTGGAAAGAATTCGAGATGGAAGTGGTACGCGACACGGCCGATAACGCCATCATCGTCTGCGCCATCGAAAACGTTGATCCCATGGGCGTGCACACGGGCGATTCCATTACCGTGGCCCCGGCGCTCACGTTGACGGACAAAGAATACCAGATCATGCGCAACCACTCGATCGCCGTGCTGCGCGAAATCGGTGTCGAAACGGGCGGCTCCAACGTGCAATGGGCCGTTAACCCCGCCGATGGCCGTATGGTTGTGATCGAGATGAACCCGCGGGTGTCGCGCTCTTCTGCGCTTGCCTCCAAAGCGACGGGCTTTCCCATTGCCAAAATCGCCGCAAAACTGGCGGTTGGCTTTACGCTTGATGAATTGGACAACGACATCACTGGCGTCACGCCGGCGAGCTTTGAGCCGTCCATCGATTATGTCGTCACCAAGATCCCAAAATTTGCCTTTGAAAAATTCCCAGGTGCCAAGCCGTACCTGACCACGGCCATGAAATCCGTTGGCGAGGCGATGGCCATCGGGCGCACCATCCATGAAAGCCTGCAAAAAGCACTGGCGTCGATGGAATCCGACCTTACTGGCTTTGACGAAGTCAACATCCCAGGATTTTCTGACGACATGCCGTCAGACGCTCCGCAGAATATCGCAGCCGTAACGAAAGCCATTGCAGAGCAAACCCCAGACCGCATGCGCACCATCGCTCAGGCCATGCGGTATGGCATGTCGGATGATGATATCCACGGCGTCACCATGTTCGACCCTTGGTTCCTTGCACGCATCCGCGAGATCATCGAAGCCGAAGAAGAAGTGCGCGCGAGCGGTCTGCCCGGCGAAGAACACGCCCTGCGTCACCTCAAGATGATGGGCTTTACCGATGCCCGCCTCGCCAATCTGACCGGCCTTTCGGAAAATGACGTGCGCCGCGCCCGGCTCGCACAAGGTGTCAAAGCCGTCTTTAAACGCATCGATACTTGCGCCGCCGAATTTGAGGCGCAGACCCCTTATATGTATTCGACCTATGAGACCCCAATGATGGGGGATGCGGAATGTGAAGCGCGCCCGTCCGATCGCAAAAAGGTCGTCATTCTTGGCGGCGGTCCCAACCGGATCGGCCAAGGGATCGAGTTTGATTACTGTTGCTGTCACGCCTGTTATGCCCTGACAGACGCGGGCTATGAGACGATCATGGTCAACTGTAATCCAGAAACGGTCTCGACGGATTATGACACCTCGGATCGTCTGTATTTTGAGCCACTGACCTTTGAACATGTGATGGAAATCCTGCGGGTTGAGCAGGAGAACGGCACGCTGCACGGTGTGATCGTCCAGTTCGGCGGTCAAACCCCGCTCAAGATCGCCCAGGCCCTACAAGACGAAGGCATCCCGATCCTCGGCACCACGCCCGATATGATCGACCTTGCCGAAGACCGTGAGCGTTTCCAGCAGCTTGTGCAGTCTCTCGGCCTCAAGCAGCCACATAACGGTATCGCGTCAACAGACGAACAAGCCTTTGAGATCGCCAAAGATATCGGCTTTCCACTGGTAATTCGCCCCTCCTACGTCTTGGGGGGTCGCGCGATGGAAATCGTGCGCGATCAGCAAAGCTTGGAGCGCTACATTCGCGAAGCCGTGGTCGTATCGGGCAAAAGTCCCGTGCTGCTCGACAGCTATCTCTCTGGCGCGGTTGAGTTGGACGTGGACGCGCTGTGCGATGGCAAGGACGTGCACGTCGCCGGCATCATGCAGCATATCGAAGAAGCTGGCGTGCACTCAGGTGACAGTGCCTGTTCGTTGCCGCCCTACTCCCTGCCGCGCGACATCATCGTAGAGATCGAAAAACAGACCCATGCATTGGCGCTGGCTCTTAATGTGGTCGGGCTGATGAACATCCAGTTCGCGATCAAAGATGGCGACATCTATCTGATTGAGGTCAACCCTCGCGCCTCGCGCACTGTGCCCTTTGTGGCCAAGGCGACGGATTCAGCGATCGCCTCAATTGCCGCGCGCATCATGGCCGGCGAACCGCTCAGCAACTTCCCACAGCGTGCGCCCTATGCGGCACAAACCGCCTACGAAGACATCTTGCCGCTTGGCGATCCGATGACCCTTGCTGATCCAAATATGCCGTGGTTCTCCGTCAAAGAGGCGGTGCTTCCCTTCGCCCGCTTCCCTGGTGTGGACACGATCTTGGGCCCTGAAATGCGCTCCACCGGCGAGGTCATGGGCTGGGACCGTGATTTCCCTCGCGCGTTCCTCAAGGCACAAATCGGCGCGGGCAATCCCTTGCCGCGCTCAGGCTGTGCGTTCATCTCGATCAAGGATGCCGACAAAACAGGTGACATGCTCAAAGCCGCTGGAATTCTTCTGGACCAAGGTTTTACCCTCATCGCGACCCGCGGAACGGCGGCTTGGTTCAATGAAAACGGCCACACCTGCGCAGTGGTAAATAAGGTCTACGAAGGTCGCCCCGACATCACCGACATGATGAAGGACGAAGAAATCCATCTGGTGATGAACACCACCGAAGGCCAACAAGCCGTAGACGACAGCAAATCCATCCGCTCCATCGCGCTTTATGACCGGATCCCTTATTTCACCACAGCAGCCGGCAGCTATGCCGCAGCGTTGGCGATCAAGGCCCAGGCAGAAGACGACATCGGGGTGAAGTCACTACAGGGGTAA
- a CDS encoding alpha/beta fold hydrolase: MLAYSEFGDTTPSPERPALMIVHGLYGSGRNWGVIAKRLSDSRRVIILDMRNHGQSPRGDTQSYPDMAADLSELIDHLGGPVDLCGHSMGGKAAMTVALTQPELLRRLVVADIAPVTYSHTQMAMITAMRSVDLSSLTRRSDAEAQLASAGIEPALQSFFTQSLDVPNKAWRLNLDVLEAEMDKIIGFPELTGTFPNPTLFLSGGASDYVLPEHRNTIKPLFPAARFAKLPGAGHWLHAEKPREFEAAVRTFLDA; encoded by the coding sequence ATGCTGGCTTATTCTGAATTTGGTGACACCACCCCTTCGCCTGAGCGCCCTGCGCTGATGATTGTTCATGGCCTTTATGGATCTGGTCGCAATTGGGGCGTGATCGCCAAGCGCCTCAGCGACAGCCGTCGCGTCATCATCCTTGATATGCGCAACCACGGACAAAGCCCGCGCGGTGACACCCAAAGCTACCCTGACATGGCCGCTGACCTTTCGGAGCTTATCGACCACTTGGGCGGCCCTGTGGATCTGTGCGGGCATTCTATGGGCGGCAAAGCAGCGATGACCGTCGCCCTGACCCAGCCCGAGCTTTTGCGCCGTCTTGTCGTAGCAGACATCGCCCCTGTCACCTACTCGCACACCCAGATGGCCATGATCACCGCCATGCGCAGTGTGGATCTGTCGTCCCTCACCCGCCGCTCGGACGCCGAAGCACAGCTGGCGAGTGCCGGGATTGAACCTGCGCTCCAGAGTTTCTTCACCCAGTCGCTCGACGTGCCGAACAAAGCATGGCGTCTAAATCTCGACGTACTCGAAGCCGAGATGGACAAGATCATCGGCTTTCCCGAATTGACCGGAACTTTCCCAAACCCGACCCTGTTTCTATCGGGCGGCGCGTCCGATTATGTCCTGCCTGAACACCGAAATACCATCAAACCGTTGTTTCCGGCCGCACGCTTTGCAAAGCTGCCCGGCGCCGGCCACTGGCTTCACGCGGAAAAGCCCCGCGAATTTGAGGCCGCTGTGCGCACATTTCTCGACGCTTAA
- a CDS encoding (R)-mandelonitrile lyase, with amino-acid sequence MIIHTAGSRPPEAGPSDYFTGTVQMDPLISAPAPARLRGVTVTFSAGARTAWHTHPLGQTLIVTSGTGQVQKEGEAIQAIHPGDVVWIAPGEKHWHGATPNSAMTHIALQEADESGAVTWMEQVTDAQFNCS; translated from the coding sequence ATGATCATCCACACCGCAGGCAGCCGCCCGCCCGAGGCCGGACCCTCCGATTATTTCACCGGCACCGTTCAGATGGATCCCCTGATTTCCGCACCGGCGCCCGCACGGTTGCGCGGTGTCACCGTGACGTTTTCGGCAGGCGCGCGCACAGCGTGGCATACCCATCCCCTCGGCCAGACGCTGATTGTCACCTCAGGTACAGGTCAGGTGCAAAAAGAGGGCGAGGCCATACAGGCCATACACCCCGGAGATGTCGTCTGGATCGCGCCCGGCGAGAAACATTGGCACGGCGCGACGCCGAACAGCGCCATGACACACATTGCGCTGCAAGAAGCGGATGAGAGCGGCGCAGTTACGTGGATGGAACAGGTTACAGACGCGCAATTCAACTGCAGCTAG
- the glyA gene encoding serine hydroxymethyltransferase translates to MTDFFTRSLAASDPAVFGSITSELGRQRDEIELIASENIVSNAVLEAQGSIMTNKYAEGYPGRRYYGGCQYVDVAENLAIERACQLFDCGFANVQPNSGSQANQGVFQALLQPGDTILGMSLDAGGHLTHGAKPNQSGKWFNAVQYGVRKQDNLLDYDEVESLAKEHKPKMIIAGGSAIPRQIDFKRMREIADMVGAYLHVDMAHFAGLVAAGEHPSPFPHAHVATTTTHKTLRGPRGGMILTNDEALAKKFNSAIFPGIQGGPLMHVIAAKAVAFGEALRPDFKGYIQQVITNAQALSDQLIKGGLDTITHGTDTHVVLVDLRPKGVKGNATEKALGRALITCNKNGVPFDPEKPTITSGIRLGSPAGTTRGFDAADFRQIADWIIEVVDGLAANGEDGNAEVEAKVKAEVAGLCARYPMYTNL, encoded by the coding sequence ATGACCGACTTTTTTACCCGTTCCCTCGCCGCCTCGGACCCGGCCGTTTTTGGATCGATCACCTCAGAGTTGGGCCGCCAACGCGACGAGATCGAACTGATCGCCTCTGAGAATATCGTCTCGAACGCCGTGTTGGAAGCGCAAGGCTCCATCATGACCAACAAATACGCTGAAGGCTATCCAGGCCGACGTTACTATGGTGGCTGCCAATACGTTGATGTTGCGGAGAACCTTGCGATCGAACGCGCTTGCCAGCTGTTTGATTGTGGCTTTGCAAACGTCCAACCAAACTCTGGATCCCAAGCCAACCAAGGCGTGTTTCAGGCGCTGCTACAGCCTGGCGATACCATTCTGGGAATGTCGCTTGATGCAGGTGGCCACCTGACCCACGGGGCAAAACCGAACCAATCCGGAAAGTGGTTCAACGCCGTTCAATACGGCGTACGCAAACAGGACAACCTGTTGGATTACGATGAGGTCGAATCCCTCGCCAAAGAACACAAACCCAAGATGATTATTGCAGGCGGTTCTGCCATTCCGCGCCAGATCGATTTCAAACGCATGCGCGAGATCGCCGATATGGTCGGGGCATACCTACATGTGGACATGGCGCATTTTGCAGGACTGGTCGCTGCGGGCGAGCACCCCTCGCCCTTCCCACACGCCCATGTCGCCACAACGACAACGCATAAAACTCTGCGCGGACCGCGCGGCGGCATGATCCTGACCAATGACGAAGCACTGGCAAAAAAGTTCAACTCCGCCATCTTCCCCGGCATTCAGGGTGGTCCCTTGATGCATGTGATCGCAGCCAAGGCAGTCGCTTTTGGTGAAGCTCTGCGGCCAGACTTCAAAGGCTACATCCAGCAGGTCATCACAAACGCACAAGCCTTGAGCGATCAGTTGATCAAAGGCGGCCTCGACACCATCACCCACGGCACGGACACGCATGTGGTGCTGGTCGATCTGCGCCCCAAAGGGGTCAAGGGCAACGCTACAGAAAAAGCCCTCGGCCGCGCATTGATCACCTGCAACAAAAATGGCGTGCCATTTGACCCGGAAAAGCCGACGATCACGTCAGGTATTCGCCTTGGCTCTCCCGCGGGGACAACCCGTGGCTTTGACGCAGCTGATTTCCGCCAGATTGCCGACTGGATTATCGAAGTCGTCGACGGCTTGGCTGCCAACGGTGAAGACGGCAATGCCGAGGTCGAAGCAAAGGTCAAAGCCGAAGTTGCAGGGCTTTGTGCACGATACCCAATGTATACCAACCTTTGA
- a CDS encoding NAD kinase, with protein MPSKIAFAASRAPVAQAAHATLTQRYGNAPLAEADVIVALGGDGFMLQTLHDTLELLAPVYGMNCGTIGFMMNAYAEDELVERLTAAEEAVINPLSMRATHTDGRQSRALALNEVALLRAGPQAAKLQITVDGRLRMQELVCDGALVATPAGSTAYNYSAHGPILPIGADVLALTAMAAFRPRRWRGALLPKTAKVRFDVLEPEKRPVMADADGTSYRDVASVEIQSEPSISHRILFDPGHGLEERLISEQFT; from the coding sequence ATGCCCAGCAAGATTGCTTTTGCCGCCAGCCGCGCCCCCGTGGCGCAGGCGGCCCATGCAACGCTTACCCAGCGCTATGGGAATGCCCCGCTGGCCGAGGCGGATGTCATTGTCGCACTTGGTGGGGACGGGTTCATGTTGCAGACGCTGCATGACACGCTGGAATTGCTAGCCCCCGTTTACGGCATGAATTGCGGGACCATCGGGTTCATGATGAACGCCTACGCTGAGGATGAACTTGTGGAACGCCTGACCGCTGCTGAAGAGGCCGTGATCAATCCGCTCAGCATGAGGGCGACACATACCGATGGCCGCCAAAGTCGCGCATTGGCATTGAATGAGGTGGCGTTGCTGCGGGCGGGGCCACAGGCAGCCAAGCTGCAGATCACAGTTGATGGGCGTTTGCGGATGCAAGAATTGGTTTGCGATGGTGCGCTGGTGGCGACACCTGCAGGTTCCACTGCCTATAATTATTCGGCGCATGGGCCGATCCTGCCGATTGGCGCAGATGTTCTTGCCCTGACCGCAATGGCGGCTTTTCGACCCCGGCGGTGGCGTGGTGCGCTGCTGCCCAAAACAGCAAAGGTGCGCTTTGATGTATTGGAGCCGGAAAAGCGGCCGGTGATGGCAGATGCGGATGGCACGTCTTACCGGGATGTCGCCAGCGTTGAGATTCAATCGGAGCCCAGCATTTCGCACCGCATTCTTTTTGATCCCGGTCATGGCCTCGAAGAGCGGTTGATCTCGGAACAGTTCACTTAA
- a CDS encoding ArsR/SmtB family transcription factor, giving the protein MSQIEHLAFRALADPTRREILMLLAHQDMTIAQVAENFDMTRAAVKKHLTILSDGGLIETRVDGRTRVNSLQKQGVGRVRDWFGYFDQFWDDRLSSLKSAIEKDKQ; this is encoded by the coding sequence ATGAGCCAGATCGAGCACTTGGCGTTTCGCGCGCTTGCAGATCCAACGCGCCGCGAAATTTTGATGCTTTTGGCGCATCAAGACATGACCATCGCGCAGGTCGCTGAAAATTTCGACATGACGCGGGCTGCGGTTAAAAAACATCTGACCATCCTAAGTGATGGCGGTCTGATTGAGACGCGCGTTGATGGCCGGACGCGTGTCAATTCTCTGCAAAAACAAGGCGTGGGGCGTGTTCGAGACTGGTTCGGGTACTTCGACCAGTTCTGGGATGATCGTCTCTCTTCTCTCAAATCAGCAATTGAAAAGGACAAACAATGA
- a CDS encoding SRPBCC family protein, producing MSENTLQKTVFLQATPAQVWAYLTEPEKLAIWFHKPKDVLAEGSYEMFGATSGDKLMWGDVLVARPFEQLEYTFTIAPMGDKVSTVKWALHEIEGGTRLSLEHSGLPQGAEAFGLTLALDKGWDDHISRMRTSLHEA from the coding sequence ATGAGCGAGAACACTTTACAGAAAACCGTTTTTCTTCAGGCCACTCCAGCTCAGGTGTGGGCCTATTTGACGGAGCCAGAAAAGCTGGCGATATGGTTTCACAAGCCGAAAGACGTGCTGGCAGAGGGCAGCTATGAGATGTTTGGGGCCACATCCGGCGACAAGCTGATGTGGGGCGATGTTTTGGTCGCAAGACCTTTTGAGCAACTTGAATACACGTTTACGATCGCGCCGATGGGCGACAAAGTCAGCACGGTCAAATGGGCGCTACATGAGATTGAGGGCGGCACCCGTCTGTCCCTTGAGCACTCGGGTTTGCCGCAGGGTGCGGAGGCATTCGGGCTTACACTTGCGCTCGACAAAGGGTGGGATGATCACATCTCGCGTATGCGAACGTCGCTTCACGAAGCTTAG
- a CDS encoding AMP-binding protein: protein MGYRETYSRWKADPETYWLDQAQAIDWITPPTQALFERGNDLYEWYADAEVNGCYNAVDRHVEQGRGAQIAIIHDSPITGTQEKISFADLQTRVASLAGALVAQGVGHGDRVIIYMPMVPQAIEAMLACARIGAVHSVVFGGFAANELAVRIDDCTPKAIIAASCGVEPGRIVAYKPLLNGAIELATHKPDFCLILQRDQAPCDLIEGRDLDWYAAQEGVDPAPCVPVKGNHPAYILYTSGTTGAPKGVVRATAGHLVALNWTMKNIYNVDPGDVFWAASDVGWVVGHSYITYAPLIHGNTTVVFEGKPVGTPDSGTFWRVISEHNVRSFFTAPTAIRAVKREDPKGLELAKYDISCLRALYLAGERADPDTIIWAQDVLGKPVYDHWWQTETGFTIAGNPAGLEALPVKIGSPTVPMPGYEVHILDEAGHAQKPGTLGAIAIKLPLPPGTLPTLWNAEDRFRKSYLTTFPGFYETGDAGMIDEDGYLYIMARTDDVINVAGHRLSTGAMEEVLAGHPDVAECAVVGVSDALKGQAPVGFVCLTNGVNRPHGEITAECVARIRDQIGPVAAFKLALVVDRLPKTRSGKILRATMVKIADSQEFKLPATIDDPAILDEIKVALQTIGLAKD, encoded by the coding sequence ATGGGATACCGCGAGACCTATAGCCGGTGGAAAGCCGATCCAGAGACCTATTGGCTAGATCAGGCGCAAGCGATCGACTGGATCACACCGCCCACGCAAGCGCTGTTTGAGCGCGGCAATGACCTTTATGAATGGTATGCCGATGCCGAAGTGAACGGGTGCTACAACGCCGTTGACCGTCATGTAGAACAGGGCCGTGGCGCGCAAATTGCGATCATCCACGACAGCCCCATCACCGGCACACAAGAAAAAATCTCCTTTGCCGATCTGCAAACCCGCGTCGCCTCCCTTGCAGGCGCGTTGGTGGCCCAAGGCGTTGGCCATGGCGACCGCGTCATCATTTATATGCCGATGGTTCCCCAAGCGATCGAAGCAATGCTGGCCTGCGCGCGCATCGGTGCAGTGCATTCCGTCGTCTTTGGTGGGTTTGCTGCAAACGAGTTGGCCGTGCGCATTGACGATTGCACGCCTAAAGCAATTATCGCGGCCTCCTGCGGCGTGGAGCCGGGGCGCATTGTTGCCTACAAACCTTTGTTGAACGGTGCCATTGAATTGGCCACCCACAAGCCTGACTTCTGCCTGATCCTTCAACGTGACCAAGCCCCCTGCGATCTGATCGAGGGCCGCGATCTTGATTGGTACGCCGCGCAAGAAGGCGTAGATCCGGCACCTTGCGTTCCGGTCAAAGGCAATCACCCTGCCTATATCCTCTACACCTCTGGGACCACGGGAGCGCCCAAAGGCGTTGTGCGCGCAACAGCAGGCCATCTGGTCGCACTCAATTGGACGATGAAGAACATCTACAACGTGGACCCCGGCGATGTGTTTTGGGCAGCCTCAGACGTGGGTTGGGTCGTGGGACATAGCTACATCACCTATGCGCCGCTGATTCACGGCAACACCACCGTGGTGTTCGAAGGCAAGCCGGTTGGTACGCCAGACTCGGGCACATTCTGGCGGGTGATTTCAGAACATAACGTGCGCAGCTTTTTCACCGCACCCACTGCAATCCGCGCCGTTAAACGCGAGGACCCCAAAGGGCTTGAGCTGGCGAAATATGACATCTCTTGCCTGCGCGCGCTCTACCTCGCGGGCGAACGCGCCGATCCGGATACGATCATCTGGGCGCAGGATGTGTTGGGCAAACCAGTCTATGATCACTGGTGGCAAACCGAAACCGGCTTCACCATCGCGGGCAATCCCGCTGGACTGGAGGCGCTTCCCGTTAAGATCGGATCGCCCACCGTCCCAATGCCAGGCTACGAAGTTCATATCCTCGACGAAGCAGGCCATGCGCAAAAACCGGGCACGTTGGGCGCCATTGCGATCAAGTTGCCCCTGCCTCCAGGGACTTTACCAACGCTTTGGAATGCCGAAGACCGGTTTCGCAAATCCTACCTGACCACCTTTCCCGGTTTTTATGAAACCGGCGATGCAGGCATGATCGATGAAGACGGATATCTTTATATCATGGCGCGCACCGATGACGTGATTAACGTTGCGGGGCACCGTCTAAGTACCGGCGCGATGGAAGAAGTTCTTGCCGGTCACCCGGACGTTGCGGAATGTGCTGTGGTTGGTGTGTCAGATGCGCTCAAGGGTCAGGCCCCTGTTGGATTTGTCTGCTTAACCAATGGCGTTAACCGCCCTCACGGCGAGATTACCGCCGAATGTGTTGCCCGCATCCGCGATCAAATCGGCCCTGTGGCGGCCTTCAAATTAGCGCTGGTGGTGGACCGCCTGCCCAAGACACGGTCCGGAAAAATCCTGCGTGCCACGATGGTTAAGATCGCTGATAGCCAAGAATTCAAGCTCCCCGCCACTATCGATGATCCGGCCATTCTGGATGAGATCAAGGTGGCCTTGCAGACCATTGGGTTGGCCAAAGACTAA
- a CDS encoding MipA/OmpV family protein has product MRAFPKFSTTLALSVACAFGAALPGAAQERSFNFALGAGVSNEPAYPGADSNRTRPDFAFTFGAVEWGPIEQGSRIGSIPSNGLALRGSFRIVGSRDSGDNSELAGLKDIDTAVELGLGAVYRGDNVRVFGGVRQGFGGHEGVTGTLGADVIFRPGSKWTISAGPRINFGNSEYASTYFGISQEESAASQFGAYEAEGGVLGAGFSVIAAYQLDQRWAVGGQIGYERLLNDAGNSPITQLGSNDQWTLRLGLSRSFDLQF; this is encoded by the coding sequence ATGCGAGCCTTCCCGAAATTTTCTACGACCCTCGCGCTGAGCGTTGCGTGCGCATTTGGTGCCGCTTTACCTGGTGCTGCACAAGAACGGTCGTTCAACTTTGCCTTGGGCGCAGGGGTCAGCAATGAGCCGGCCTATCCGGGGGCTGACAGCAATAGAACGAGACCTGATTTCGCTTTTACCTTTGGTGCGGTGGAGTGGGGTCCTATTGAACAAGGCAGCCGCATAGGGTCCATTCCAAGCAATGGTCTTGCGTTGCGTGGGTCTTTTCGCATTGTCGGATCGCGAGATTCAGGTGACAACTCTGAGCTTGCAGGCCTCAAGGACATCGATACTGCGGTCGAACTGGGTTTAGGGGCTGTATACCGCGGCGACAACGTCCGAGTCTTTGGCGGCGTGCGTCAAGGATTTGGTGGTCATGAAGGCGTGACTGGCACCTTGGGCGCGGATGTCATCTTTCGCCCAGGCTCCAAGTGGACCATCAGCGCAGGGCCACGGATTAATTTTGGCAACTCCGAATACGCCTCGACCTATTTTGGCATCAGCCAAGAGGAATCAGCAGCATCGCAGTTCGGAGCCTATGAGGCTGAGGGCGGCGTGCTGGGAGCAGGTTTTTCCGTTATTGCGGCCTATCAGCTTGACCAACGCTGGGCAGTCGGAGGCCAAATCGGCTATGAAAGACTGCTTAACGACGCAGGTAACAGCCCGATCACACAATTAGGCTCTAATGATCAGTGGACGTTGCGCTTGGGGCTAAGCCGTTCTTTCGACCTGCAGTTCTAA